A part of Oryctolagus cuniculus chromosome 4, mOryCun1.1, whole genome shotgun sequence genomic DNA contains:
- the LOC103350652 gene encoding large ribosomal subunit protein uL15-like — MATNPEMTKTLGQTNKDVKAMSQHAIQTEGDRKLCGHMSHGHSRISIHQKHPGGRGNAGGVHHHRSNFDKYHPGYFGKLGMRHYHLKRNQSYCPAVNLGKLWTLVSEQTQVNTAKNKTGAAPIIDVVWSGYYKVLGKRKLPKQPVIMKAQFFSRRAEEKIKGVGGACVLVA; from the exons aTGGCAACCAATCCTGAGATGACAAAGACATTGGGACAAACGAACAAGGATGTCAAAGCAATG AGCCAACACGCCATCCAGACTGAGGGAGACCGGAAACTGTGTGGCCACATGAGCCACGGCCACAGCCGCATCAGCATACACCAGAAGCACCCAGGAGGCCGAGGTAATGCGGGTGGCGTGCATCACCACAGGAGCAACTTTGACAAATATCACCCAGGTTACTTCGGGAAACTTGGTATGAGGCATTATCACTTAAAGAGGAACCAGAGCTACTGCCCAGCTGTCAACCTTGGTAAGCTGTGGACGTTGGTCAGTGAGCAGACACAGGTAAATACTGCCAAGAACAAGACTGGAGCTGCTCCCATCATTGATGTGGTGTGGTCGGGCTATTACAAAGTTCTGGGAAAGCGGAAGCTCCCAAAGCAGCCTGTCATCATGAAGGCCCAATTCTTCAGCAGAAGGGCTGAGGAGAAGATTAAGGGCGTAGGGGGAGCCTGTGTCTTGGTGGCTTGA